tctattattagttttttattgtattccttaacaaacaaaatacatttatttttaaaatctgttgCTATgtgattcaaaaataaaatgtgaaaacTAATCACTTATAAATTGGTACCTACTTACgcaatttaatagataaatattataataaaaagaaataaaaaaatcataactatgtttttactattatttaattcaagggTTCTAAACCTTTTGAGGAACATGCCCTCCccttacatacaatttaatgatttcaCACCCCCTTCGTCCTTCATCATAATAAGAttgattatgtttaatatgtatataatatttaaaccccGTGACTTTCGTTGTCCGTGCAAAATGCATCCGTGTTAAATTTGGTTACCTAATACTAGCCTAACATTTAACATGaggataaatcatatttttaattttttgatttggcgtatagataataatatttccgaCATAAACTTTACATAACATTCCCACCCTGCGTTgcattttttcaatcaatcaaccgattatgtattatacaattttaattgaataattttatggaatgaTTGTTTGCATACAGATACCTACTTAGAATCCAGTATAATGGTATCTACTCAAAGCATGCTTAGTCTgtgttaattgtataaaaacttacaataaaaaaaaaattaaaatatgatacataataaatacctagttATGAAgctgatttttgaaaattaaatttctttaaaataactaattttcttTATCCACATTGTTAAATTCATtatcactttaaaattttagaaagcTTATTTTATTCCtctagttttcaaaaatatttgttatccaatttaataaaagttagtGATATTAAGCATTCTGTTATGTTtgttcttaaatataaatcaggtgattcttttatcaaaaaatactcattatttaaaaaaaatttaacgtttttaaaaatatttttactatttttatcgttattattttttaaatattttactttttagtatgaataacatacatttttaattctttatttcaAAGCAGAATCATcgtcagtgtttttttttcaagaccAGGTGTTACCTGCTCagcgtattgtattatatttattgtgatcgaattgtagaaaaaaaagtattaagagttataagtacttaaagttttgatgatatttttatataatgatactgtttaattgtcaaaaaatcagaaaaaaaataatcataggtggttaaaataaaaaaaaaaaataataccggAATGAATACAGAATATAACTTACCGTTTTATAGTTTGTGTTTGTACAAACGTCTTGACGTGACTAATTTCGTAGGCAAATGTAGAAGAGACGAAGACACTTGCACTGATACGGCAATTGTCAGCAGACTAATATTGTACCTGTAATATTTGGTTTACTATACCCCAAATTAAAACGGTAGGGATGGCCCAAAACACGTAACCGGTACCTAGTCGAACTGATGGTACTTAGTGGGAGAGGGTGGATAGCATCAGTTGGGCGGTGATTGGTGGGAGGGGTTGGCTAATGTCGGTCTGATCGGGAacattgtattacatattatatatgatttataaattaaaataatttctgtttCAAAAAAGAGGAAAGACCTTTTTTAGTGTGACTTcagagttaatttattaattcaatagaCATTTGTTTAATGCGAGTAACTAACAAATCAAGTGTAAACATTAgtgtatcataaaaaatatatttatgattccTTAATTTTCCTTGCAgagaaaaaatatcacaaaatatctAGTGTAGTATGATACCACTATTACAACTTTTgtgtttgtatatacatacaatagtaGTCGAACAAATtgctttgattttcaatttcgtGGATGATTTCAAGTAActcattgatatttatatatttacataatcatTTGTGTTCGTAATTTTACTCGGTTAAAACGcatgtaaatgtaatataatatatccgacATAAGTTATTCTAAaagatttgtaaaaaaatttaacataggtaatttatttttataagaatttgaATTTCGAAtgttaatattcgtcgaagttaagaaaatttgcaaaatgttaacagttcaaaatttataaaatgtgcaatttttatacctttagcttgaaaatgtaaaaatctaacatacatttttttctagacattttaaatttaataaagatttatatatatatatatatatatatagaataaagattttcatttttttttttagttcaaaaACGTAGTGCATGGCCCCATACttttacgtataaaatatattagacccAGTAACTTTAACCAAAAAACAattgatcaataaataatttttaattttcaagtattttagtaTGTGTTTTATAAGCGCAATTGGTATacttattctaaatttaaggAGTGCAATTGGTATACCTGGCCctgaacgaaaattttgtGTTAGACGCAATTGGTCCATGTCCGGTTTATACTTTgtgatattataggtacaataattgttttcgtAAGAATGATATATCAATAtcattgaaatcaaatttaacacatttatcATAGTGACCCACTCGATACCTACTGTACGTCTGTACATCAAAGTGGTATCCATTTgactatcttttttttttacttttataatttatttttgctttaGTTTAACATTTGTCTAACTACTAAAATACAACGGTAGGTAatcagtttattaattaataataagttcatAATTTTCCATGGCACAAGGACTTAACTAACTATACTAACTACAGAGTACGATCTAAAAGGTCCTAATCGTTAAATCGTTTATAAACGATTAtaaccaattattatacaggatGATCTGACTATAGTACTAAGGCCCAGACTATACACGGCTTATTCCGCTGCGTTTTCGgttcaattcaaaatttattgtcTTATATCAGAGTAGGTATACACGACGGGCGTAATACGCCATGTTTTCATCCGCAGCGGAAAACACGGGTCGGTgatgaccaatgaattaggttaggtacctaacctaacctttgaATTCGACAAAAACGCGACAGAATAAGCCGTGTATAGCTCCAGCCTAAGAGGCAGTGCCGCAAATACCAGGGGGCGGGCAGGGCGACGCCCTGCTAAAAGGACACCATGAGGTTAATTTTAAGGCACAATTTCTGTAAATATCTTCTGTATTGGTCTAGAttcaagaataataaaaattattaaaattaaaaatataaaatatttatctatttcttAACAATTTCCTATCATTTTATAGAATCACGATATTTCATTCACTTATCagtttaataatcaatttttgatttctcTGAATGACATTGATGATTTTACTGTAGTGTATTATAACCATAGTTAAAGCTCAGAATAGGTTATATCTATTCTGTggttaaagaatttaattttttataagatcaactgataaagtaataatagccCGAGAATTATTATCTATCAGTCTATCTCgaaattgaattgtttttgtttttcagtttactactttcaatttcaattttcgaGTAATTAAAGTCTGACTAttcctattaattattattataaaaattaaaagcatgTCGACCAAACTTAAACAGCTTAGTGGTCaccaaaaacgaaaaataaaaggaaaaaaaatcttgaatttAAAAAGCCAAAGGATCGTTGGATgcatttgtaaaaaaacataatttagatAATGTCAGTATGTTctatgtagtattattatttattagttattactatattcaTTACAACAGTGGTTCTTAACTGGTGTTTCGCGGAACACTGGTGCTCCGTGAACTTGGCTAAAGTGTTCCgccaaattttcaaaattggcgaaaaaaaattataaaattattgttatttaaaattactgggataatttaattttcggtttctttgttttcaataattgttttcaataatatacaaacattttactgTCGCGTGTTCGTATAATGTTGCATCCATACGACGATAAcagatatagattataaataaactgatCGATTGCAGATATTAGAAATGTAAAGAAATACTTAGTACACAATTAGTATGATTCCGTTTGTATGCGATACAATATGtttgatgtaatataatatttctgcgtattatttttattaattttatcgatCGCAGTAAACGAATttctttatgaataatttgatttttctttaAGTACCGAGTACCGAaactatttagatatatttattttatctttagagtacattaattaattgttaaatataaaattttataataatataaataaaatattataaaaataattatttaaaactgcaacatgaataaatttataaaacgaaaatatgaCTCAAGTGGTAATAATACCAACGTAAGTACaagcaatattaataatgaataaatacttataagagggagaacaaaataagaaaattcaaTAGACAATATTGCAATGATTATTTAGATATCGGGTTTAgttatattgttgaaaatgaGTGTCAAATACCTTTTTGTGTGGTTTGTGGAGAAAACTCTGCAATAGTGCAATGGTACCAGTAAATTAAAACGCCATTTTACATCTAAACATGCTAATCTTCAGTCCAAggataagaattattttaaaaaattgttacaaaatcaagttgttcaaaaaaaaaaaaaatttaaaaaaaaaaataataccaaataAAGCACAAATCGCATCGTATAAAGTTGccgaaataattgttaaaaatttaaaaccacaCACCATAGCAGAGAGCCTAATTTTGCCAGCATGTTcagaaatagttaaaattatgtttggcGATGAcgcaaaaaatgaaattatgaaaattccgCATTCAGAtgacacaataaaaaatagaattattcaTATGTCAGATGATATTgagaaaacagtttttaataaactttccAAATCATATTTTGCTTTACAAATTGATGAGTCAACTGATATCAGTGGTATAGCTCACGTATTAGGATTTGTTCGTTTcattaatgaaaacaaatagtgAATCAATTTTTATGCTGCAGACAACTTACAGAACGCACAACAGGACAGAATGTTTTTGACTCTAtttcatcatatatatataaatttaatctaacATGGGACAAATGTATAGGAATCTGTACCGACGGTGCTCCTTCTATGGTTGGTTCTATTAAAGGATTTATCACTTTTGCGAAGAATAAAAATCCTAATATCATATCGACACACTGTTTTTTACACCGAGAATGACTTATTTCGAAAACATTACCCATAACATTAAAACCGATATTAGACCAAGTTGTAAATAtggtaaactatataaaatcacGACCCTTAAAAACGCGCCTATTTAAAAAGATGTGTGCATCTATGGATGCACAACATGAAAGTTTACTTTTACATAGTGAAGTAAGATGGTTATCGCGAGGTAAAGTGCTAAATCGAGTTTTGGAACTAAAAGATGAACTGttaatgttttttcaaaacgaaaaaaacgatatttttaataattttctgacaAACAAAATTTGGTGTACTAAATTGGCGTATTTagcagatattttaaattatgtaaatactgtaaataCTAGTATGCaaggtaaaaatgaaaatattttaacgtgcACGGATAAACTATaagcatttcaaaaaaaatatccttttGGAGAACGCGTATAGTTCAAAAAAAGACGGTAGATATGTTTCCTTCGgtccaaaataatttacatgaaaTTATTCCAATTATAACGCAACATTTAGAATTattagaagaaaaaattacgaaatattttcccgcatttaatattgaaaaatatgattggATACGTAATCCATTTTCTACAACCAACACATTAATTTATGAGTTCACGTTACAAGAAGAGGAGGAATTTATTACGTTGTCAACTGATCGTacactcaaaattaaattttccgaAATAACAGTtgaagaattttgaatttctatttaaacagagtttaaaaatatttctgaaaaaGCGATTAGAATttcattacaattttcaaCATCATACTTATGCGAGCATGGATTTTCaacattaacaaatattaagacAAAAAAACGTGAAAAGCTAACTAATATAGAAGAGGAAATGAGAGTAGCACTTTCACATATAAGACcaaagattgaaaatatatgcaaCAGTCATCAGGctcaaatattacattaaataatctaaaaatttctttaaaaattgtatttattttatataatttaccaattgtattaaattatttcattgacTAAATACGAgtatcattatatatgtaattttattaaaaaaaatgtaagtattcttttattttacgaCCTAGTGCTCCGCAAAAATCTTATACAATTATCAGTGTTCCGTGATTCTAAAAAGGTTAAGAATCActgaattacaataataattaattactcaaCTAATAGGTGGAATACATgcaaaatcgaaaatttacattattttataataatttataatatatattattattagtattaagaaataattagtaggtacctataaatgtGGTTttcattttgtcatttaattaataaataggtatctatttttaaattgttatacctaataaactttatattataatatacaaactattATAGATGGTGTAAAAGTAAATGAAAAAActtatagtagtaataatgctaGTGGCAGTGATGTTATTGGTGATGACTATAacagtttgataaaaaaatgatatcaatgattttaatgaaaatcaaGTTGAAAAATcaggtatcataatatacttcaattttaattttatttaaaaaatatctaaatatttaactgcaaaataattgagtatgaagattatgatttaattattcatgaaTCCTACAATTTACATTgatgtataagtaaataaatatataaaaaaatagatgatGTGGAAGTAAATTACAAAACTTCTAGTAATAATGATACTGGCAGTTTTGTTACTGGCGATGACTATAATAGTATGGCCATGAagggtttaattaaaaatggcaTCAATGATTTTAATGCCCTTAAGGAAGATTTTTCTAGAAAAATTTGCCCTGAAGAAACTGAAACAATCAAAAGCTGttatgattttgttaaaaattaaaagtcggATGTTGGTTCTGAGTTAACATATCAAATTCTGTCTctcaaagaaataataaaaaattaaaaattatggtcTATTCGTGATTTAgcactatttattttagaaaatgatttGTTCTGTAAATATTCAGAAGTTTTGGTagcttgtattatttttttgactttGCCAGTCACAGTTGCTACTGCCTAGGAAACATTCTctaaactgaaaataattaaaaattatttaaggaaCGTAATGGGACAGAGCCCATTGAGTCAAGAGGACAATCaaatattgtagttttaaatattgaacaacAGCGTACTAAAGAGTTGtctttagataaaattataacaaatttttcaaatttaaagacAAGAAGgatgaaattttaatgttcaGATTTTTACTTTGATTATAAAACTACCTGAATaagtagtatttaaatttatttctaataatacaatttgtgatattaatgttttttgttttgtttactgAACACTTCTGTAAACAAATTTGAGAaatcataatactatacatcacaattatagtataattatggtAAGATTGAAAGAATTTTATTACAGAAGGGTGGCAAAACGATGTACGGACAATTGGGGCACTAAAACTTCTGCTGCACTGGGGCCCAAAAAGTTTATTTGCGGCACTGCTAAGAGGACTATCTAGACACTACATTTGTAAAAACGAACCATGGTCATTTTGACATATCATCTTATATTTCCAACAGTAATTGATTAAGTggaacgtttttattattttaattatattaataataaaactataattttagcaACTTAGTGAAATtagttgataacatttttttataattaatagttatgaaattataaattcaaaaatacatttacattaaattaaacaacgaACCTAAAAATCTCGAAAATTATCAACTCAAAATAcgtctacaatattataaaacaccatAATTTCGTTATTTGAAgtacaaaatatgcaaaatagaatttcatcattataaatcaaaatttaaattaaacctaTGAtgtcaatgtataatatttattataattattaatgtaattcaatttgaaaattaaatttgtagaatttacattttttcaagggtacaaaatatatgcttgtaatgtataagaaaaaaaagatttaagaaTATCCTAATCATCAGTGCATTTTACATGCTCccatatagtatttatatatcaagGGTCTTAAACCATTTTATGCAGCGGTcgacgtattattttttaaaaatcttgcgGGCCGTATTCGTTGTATAaacaagtattttatacaaaaattcagttttgttatcaaaatttttacaattaaaattaaaattataaactattattattattaaaacttaaataaatgttaaattgcaAATGTGATTGCGGGCCGCACATTATGACAAGACGGGCCGTGGGTTGAAGACCCCcctggtatatattatatatatttaatatctgtaaaaattcaacttaataacaattacataaaaaactattcaatCATTGTCAGGTAAACATTCCTTTTTTTAACTACGACCAATTTatctgaaattaaattataccttagttatatattaaaccgTCCTCTATAATAGACTGCTTCAATTTTCCATCTCACTTCttacttataatatctaataaattattatttgtgaaatTGGTTTAACCAGAATATGAATTATTGGATTTATGATAACTCCGTAAAGTGTACTgagacattattaaattaatatgagggtaataataaataatgtgttgCGGGTAGTGGAGTAGGTAGGTAATCTACGGTCGCACGACGGGGGGCCGGGATGTATGTATAGATGTTGGCCACCGGCGAAACCGGTCCctaactattaaatagatcCATGTTAAATATCGTATTGGATctcactaattatttttttgcaatccatatatattataacaataatatttttatatttaaaaaaataattaattattttaatatcatgtgTATTTTGTGATTCATTTTCTAAGTATGTATTTACCTTTAGTTTGAGGTttgtacaaatacaatatacatttttttgtaacaaaatCCATGATTCGtgtgaatatttaaaacaatctataaacacaataaaaaaatgtaattacaattttttattaataataaataggtataataaattgataatcagAAATTGAATACTGAATtccaaatttcaaaatcacgcatagtgataaaaaaaaataacaggaAAATATAAAGTGGTATGAcacacaatatacaatataatcagCGATAAGCGTGTAGGTGCTGAATAAGCTTCGTTAGTTGAAAATATACACGAGCACAAATTTCTCCGTGTAAAGAAAAATTTCTAGAGCTAGATGAAgccatgaaaaaaattaaagacatGGAAATAACATTAAGAGAAGCCGCAGGACACGGAATAGCTGGTCATCAAGGATTTAATCGATGCAACTGCAAAACTGGTTGTGGTACTAAAAAATGTGCTTGCAATGCAGCGGAAATGTTGTGCAGTTCAAAATGTCATGGATACCAAAATTGTcacaataaatcattattataaatagtacctatagtaaAACAATCAGTGTATTATTTGAGATTTATCATCATTTACCACTAGTTTTGGTAAATGACATCAATGACCGGTGAAAGATgtacatttgaatttaaaatctggttttttacatcatttacctatataatcgaATCATTTTGGTAAAAGACGTCATCCACCGGAGAATGACGACATTCACCAATATTCATCTTTCaccgtaacatatatatttaaatttaccggttttcataaataatcctCACTAACCTGGAACGTGTGACATAAATTGACGTACTACACTATTATAGTGATACATCCGTgaataaaaccaatattgaatttatatataaatgttttatttacgaACAACCACACACTTTTTGAATGTTACTGTCAAAAATGATATTTGCCGAcagtctaaataatataatgtaagttgACTTAGAACCATCAgtacattttcaattaacaaattcattttttaatataggtaactaaaaataaccaataatatcGTCTAGACTCTATAgtacgtataaataattacctcTACACTAACACGTTTTGTAAAAAGAGTTTTTTCTAACAGCATGCAATTGAAACTCTGGCATTAACTTACCTACCATATGAAagtagttattacattttgatttaatgttGGGGGAAAAAAAGGGTGAGCCagccagaaaaatatttaggcacctatgatgtatataatatatttatatatatacataacattttgtgttagtaatgtaatttattttaatgtgatcACCTCAAAAGATAAACATCATGTTTTTCTTTGTTATAGCTTATAGCTATCCCAGTCAGTCGTTTTAATGTCAGTTTCTTTCCCATCACTGTACCCCCACGGCACCATGTACCACCTGCACGCATTATTACCTTTAGTAAATGCATAATGCATAGCTATAGCAGTTTctgttgaacattttaaacgtTCCACTAAACAATTACATTGAATaagataatgatttttttttgtcagtcGAATAATTGCTATTATGATCATGGGCGTACTTGATGTGATAGTAGGGAAATgggtaaaactatataaaaaatataaaacctctAAGAGGTAAgaatttagaattaattttatttgagtaaaataaattataatgttttcattttgtatttttgaacaCGTATATATTACTGGACGATGTCGATACTCTTAAACAGTAAACATAAAtagatgttattatataaatagtcgatggttatattattattatttctcttaTGTAAAAGGAAAGCTATGAAAGTCTTTTATTACAAACTTACAAATTAAAGATATTGGTAATTTACtatatgacatattttattatgcaggTAGGAAACAACTGGTTATTTGTTCAAACTTTAACACGGATAATTGAACCTGTCgctaaaaatacatgcaaCTTGAAtgacgtaaaaaataaaataaaaataaaaattacacacaCAATTTGGTTGTCGACCAAAATCCCTCTTTAAAAAGTCAACTTGGATgcagtattttaattgttaatttaaaattattatcatatttttccaTATAGTTCCAGTTAAATAGTAGACGTtggcaatatataatactttaatataaatatatacctaggtaAATCCCAATAGTTGTAGTTGATGTTTCAATgctaattatgaaaatgttgGTTTTCGTATATTTAAccaaatacacaaaaataaattgatgttatgtgtaaaatgtaaaatgttaaaaaatat
This genomic stretch from Rhopalosiphum maidis isolate BTI-1 chromosome 3, ASM367621v3, whole genome shotgun sequence harbors:
- the LOC113559970 gene encoding uncharacterized protein LOC113559970 yields the protein MCASMDAQHESLLLHSEVRWLSRDDVEVNYKTSSNNDTGSFVTGDDYNSMAMKGLIKNGINDFNALKEDFSRKICPEETETIKSYTRAQISPCKEKFLELDEAMKKIKDMEITLREAAGHGIAGHQGFNRCNCKTGCGTKKCACNAAEMLCSSKCHGYQNCHNKSLL